In the Drosophila willistoni isolate 14030-0811.24 chromosome 3R, UCI_dwil_1.1, whole genome shotgun sequence genome, CTTCTACTCAGATTGCGTAAAATGTCTCGTTTTACAACAATCTCTTACTTGAAATACATTGTATGGTTCATTTTCGTGTACGTCCAGTGCGGCGGCTCTTATCCGTCCCTGCTTCAGTGCCAATGCCAGAGTCTCGTCATCGACCAGTCCACCGCGGGCAGTGTTCACCAAAAATGCACCGGGTCGCATCTGTTGTGATTGCAGAAATATTAAAGTCAAGATTTTATAATGACATTTTGTCTTGGGGTCGGTCGGTCTCACCTGTTTAATTGTGAACTCATTGATTAAATGATGATTGTGCTCGTTAAGCGTACAATGCAGTGAAACGCAGTCGGACTGGAACAGCAGATCCTGCAGTGTATATACGCGTGTGAGGCCAAGGGACTTGTCAATGCCGTCGGGTAGGTAGGGATCGTAAAAGATAACATTGAAGCCGAATGCTTTTGCTCTCAAGGCCACAGCGCTGCCAATGCGACCTAGTCCAACTAAGCCAAGAGTATCGCCTCGTATGCGTGCACAGCCCTAAATACAGATAAAGGTGATGCATCATTATTccaagtatacatatataagaataattattaatattaacaCATACATGTGCTGCTTCTCGCACTTGTTCTGGGCCCGTGAACTTTTTTCCCTCTCGCACCATATTCGCCAGCCAATACGTCCGCCGGTAGAGGTTCAGTATCAAGCACATTGTTGTGTCGGCCACTTCTTCAACGCCGTATCCGGGTACATTGCAAACAGCAATGCCCAATTCGCCGGCTGCCTTAACATCAATATTATCCGTGCCGCTGCCAATGCGTACAATGATGCGTAAAGCT is a window encoding:
- the LOC6647659 gene encoding C-terminal-binding protein isoform X7, yielding MDKNLMLPKRSRIDVKGSFANGPLQARPLVALLDGRDCSIEMPILKDVATVAFCDAQSTSEIHEKVLNEAVGALMWHTIILTKEDLEKFKALRIIVRIGSGTDNIDVKAAGELGIAVCNVPGYGVEEVADTTMCLILNLYRRTYWLANMVREGKKFTGPEQVREAAHGCARIRGDTLGLVGLGRIGSAVALRAKAFGFNVIFYDPYLPDGIDKSLGLTRVYTLQDLLFQSDCVSLHCTLNEHNHHLINEFTIKQMRPGAFLVNTARGGLVDDETLALALKQGRIRAAALDVHENEPYNVFQGALKDAPNLICTPHAAFFSDASATELREMAATEIRRAIVGNIPDVLRNCVNKEYFMRTPQTAAAGGVAAAVYPEAPECARP
- the LOC6647659 gene encoding C-terminal-binding protein isoform X8; its protein translation is MDKNLMLPKRSRIDVKGSFANGPLQARPLVALLDGRDCSIEMPILKDVATVAFCDAQSTSEIHEKVLNEAVGALMWHTIILTKEDLEKFKALRIIVRIGSGTDNIDVKAAGELGIAVCNVPGYGVEEVADTTMCLILNLYRRTYWLANMVREGKKFTGPEQVREAAHGCARIRGDTLGLVGLGRIGSAVALRAKAFGFNVIFYDPYLPDGIDKSLGLTRVYTLQDLLFQSDCVSLHCTLNEHNHHLINEFTIKQMRPGAFLVNTARGGLVDDETLALALKQGRIRAAALDVHENEPYNGALKDAPNLICTPHAAFFSDASATELREMAATEIRRAIVGNIPDVLRNCVNKEYFMRTPQTAAAGGVAAAVYPEAPECARP